The Stigmatella ashevillena genomic sequence ACAGGCCAGGAGGAAGGTATGAAGGGCATAGTAGAACCCACCCGGCAACTCGTCAGGGGGGCCCAGAGGCTCCAACAACTCTTTCCCGCGCCTTTCGGCCCACTGCCTCTGCAGGTACCGCTCCGCCGCGGCCAGTTCCTCGGGACGGGGCAACGGCAATTCGCGCACGGCCCTCGTGAGGGTTTCGAGATCCATGCCGGGGGCCGCTCGCAGGAGCGCGGCCCCCTCGGACAAGAACGGCCGACACGCCGTGAGGAGCGGGGCCAACCGGTCCGCCACGGCGGGGGCTGACAACTCAGCAAACACCGCCAGCGGGAATTGCCGTCCAACCCCATCCATGCTCGGAGCAAGCACGCCCAGCAAAACGTTCTGTTCCTTCGGCGCCGTGAAAAGAAAGGACACCACTCCGGAGGGCAAATCGCATCGCTCGGCATGCGCCGCCTCGACTCCCTCCGTCAGCCAGCGGTGAAGCTGGAGCGAGAGAGCACTGGCGGCGTTGATCCGGATGAAGTCGGCATGGAAAGGCGCCTTGCCCACGACGCCTGTCCGTGTAGCCGCGGCCCGGACTCTCATTCAGGGCATCCTGCTGCCAAGCATCTCGGCCTCGGGGCACCCTTTGAGGTTCCGGGCGATTCCCTGGGGCGGCAGCACCCGGGGATCCCGGAACAACTGCATCAGCTTCATCGACTGGCTTCCGCTCGCTCCGAAGAAGGGATGCGCCAGACGCTCGGGCCGGATGTCGACGGAGACCTGGGCGCCATTGAACTCTTCAATCTCCCAGGTGGCCGTGAAGAAGCGCCCATCCGGACTGGGCTCGATCTTCTTCACGCGCTCCAGCAACCGGAACAGGCCCCACTCACCCGGCTGGCTGATCTCCGACATGTGCCCCTTCGAGTTGATGACTTGAAGGCTGGCCCCCAGCTCTCCGGCCTGCCCTGGCCAGATGAGCCGCTGCCAGACATTGTCGGGACCATTGCGGTAGAGCACCTCGGTGCCATCCAGGGTGAACTTGACGGAAGCAATGTCCGAAGAGTCGGAACCCGGGGAGGTTCCCGCCCGGACTTTGATTTGGAACCGGACGAGCGGCTGCACCTCATCCCCAGGGAACAGCGCGGTCGACAGGGCGTTGAGCCGCTCCAGGTAGATGGGGAGATCGTCGCGGTACATGCTCACGGAACTCGGCGCCAGTTGCCACCGCCGCCCATTGGCCAGCAGATCTTCCTTCAGTTGGTTTTGAATGAACCGGCTCACCAGGCCGTTGGAGGGCCGCAAGAACTCGGCCAGCTCCGCCAGCGGCGCATCCTCCAGCGAGTCCTTGACGAAGGGATACCGGCGTCCCATCACGCCCATGAAGTGCCGGGTCACCTCGGAGCACCACAAATTGCTCTTCGTCCGGGACACCCCTTCGGTGACGATGATCTTCACATCCCGGATGGGCGGCAGGAGGAGCCTTGCAAACAGGGCCTGATTGCCTTCCTGAGAGCCGATGAGCAGCTCGACGTCCTTCCGGACGGACTTGGTGCGCTCCATCAGAAGCCCGGACTCGGCCGGCTTCTCCTTCACATCCAGGATGGTGTTGAGCACCAGCGTGAGCTGGTCCTGGTAATAGTCGAGCTGAGTGACCTGCTCTTCCTTGTCCTCCGTGGACTGGGTCTTCGTGGCGAACCGAACGAGCCCTCCAAAGCTGTTCGCCACGTCCTCGGGCATAAGTTCCGTTTCGCCCTTTCCATCGCGGAGGTTGATCAGCCGATTGGAATCCCGCTCCTGCGTGGAGTCCCCCTTGAGGGTCCGCTCGATCAGCGCCTTGATGTCCTTGCCGCCCGCCTCCTTCGGCGTGGAGAGCTGGACGTTGTGCGCCACGGCCCGGAAAAGCTTCCCGAAGGGGGGTGGCTTGCCTCGGGTGAGGCTCGTCAGCATGCGCTCGGTCTGATCGATGTCGTGGGGCTCTTCGATGCGGATGGAGAAGAGGAACTCGGTCCACTCCTCGATGTACTTCTGGTAGTAACGCGTCCGCAGCTCGGCCTGCAGGTCCGCCTGGTCCTCCTTGGAGTCCCGGTTGAGCACCCAGGCCTGCGTGTCCTGGAACGCCTCATCCAGCTGCCTTCTCAGCATCTCCTCCCAGGCCCTGCGGGTGAAGGCGCCCCGCACCTTGCGCGCGGCCCTCATCTCGGGAACCGCGCCCACGATGTCGCTCAGGGTGAGGTCTGGATACTCGCGTGAGGCCTCGGCCATGAGTTGCTCAAGGTGCAGGGTCGCCAGCGGCACGCGATTGAGGGCACGACGGGTCCCGCGCACGAGTCCATCGTCCCGCACGAACCCCAGCCGCCTCGGATCCACGGCCAGCATCTCGATGTACGTCTCCGCATGCCGGGCGATGGTCTCCTCCAGCAGCACATCGCGGTCGGTTCCCCGGATGCCTCTCCAATGTCCGACGATCTGCCAGACCAACCAGGACTGGTGGGCCGCATCCAGCTCAGGCTCTCGCGGACTGCGCGGATAGGTGATGAGCAGGTACATCTTCAGATCGTCCATGTTGCGGCCGTACAGCTCCGAACTCGGCTTCCAATCGGGGCGATCCTGGTTCTCGGCGAACAGCTTCAGGGACTGCTTGATGCGGCCGTGCTGACGGCCCAGGAGAATTCCCTTGAGCTGGTCGTTGTAGAAGGTCTGCGCCAAGGGGAAGAGGTTGTTCCCCTGGTACATGCCCATCCGCAGCCAGAACGGCTCGCCGTCCACCTGGTAGTGGTGGAGCCGCTTGATCTGCTGCTGAAGCGGCGTCAGCTCCTCGACGCGTCGGATGTCGTCGTTCTCTTCCAGCTTCACGGAGACGATGGTGTCCCGGATGCTGCGCACCATCATGAGGTTCTGAAAGTAGGACACCAGGGGCAGGACCAGCACCAACGCCGCGGTGGCCATGCAGGCCACCGCCAACGTGAAGCGCTGCTTGCGCAGACGGAGCTCCTCCATGGAGCTGCGCACCGCGAGCTTCTGGTCCTGGAACATCACCTTGTTGAAGACGTCCCAGAGGAAGAAGCTCCGTCCCTCCACGGTCTCCGCGGGCGCGCGGTTGACGCCGAAGACCTCGGAAGCCCCGCCCGTGACCTGGCGCTCGGCGATGCGCACGTCCTGCGTGCCACTGGTGAAGTAGAGCCCGCGCATCACGGGCGTGTCCTGGAACACGCTCTCCATGAACAGCGGCTGGATGAACTCCGTCAGGCTCTTTCGGAGGGCGTCGAACCGCAGGGGGAACTGGTGAATCCGCTCGCGCGTCTCCAGCCGTCGCTCCTGTCCGATGCGCCGGATGGACCGGTGCTCCAGCACGGAGGTCAGCTCATCGAAGCGGCTGAGCAGCAGCTCCGAGGGAGCCTCCTGCTGGGTCGACAACGGGGCGGTGAAGCCCCAGATCTGACCACGCTCGGAGCGCGGGAGATCCGCGAACATCTCCACGAACCCCGGGAGCAAGTCGCACTTGGTGACCATCACATAGATGGGCACCACGACCTTGAGCCGCGTCGTCACCTCGTCCACCCGCTCGCGGATGCGCTGCCCCAAGGTACCGGCCGCCTGCGGGTCGGTGCCCATCAGGTCGCTCACGCTCACCGTGACGATCAACCCATTGATGGGCCGACTGGGGCGGTTGCGTCCCAGGATGTCGAGGAAGGCGAACCACTCTTCCCGGTCTTCGTCCCCGGTGGTGTAGCGACCCGCAGAGTCCAGGAACACGGCCTCGTTGGTGAGCCACCAGTCGCAGTTCCGGGTACCGCCCACGCCGCGGACGCCCCCGCTGCCGCGGCTGGACAGGTAGGGGAACTTCAACCCGGAGTTGCGCAGGGCCGTGCTCTTGCCCGTCCCTGGCGGGCCGATGATCAAATACCAGGGCAGCACCGCGAGTGCGTCCCGCCCTCCCCGGGCGAGCTTGGAGGTCTTCAGCGAGGCCACGGCCCGGGAGAACTCGGCCTTCATGGCCTGGATTTCAGGCTGAAGGTCCGGCCGTACCGTGCGCGCCTGCTCATCCGCCTGAGCGGTGATGTCCTCCTCGATCTTCTTCGCCGCCGCCTTGCGCGCACGGCGGCGGCGGATCCAGATCCGTACGGCCAGGAAGACCGCTCCCAACCCCGTGAGGACAAGACCCGTCCAGGGCGGCAAGCCCAGCTTGAACACCGCGCCCCACCCCAGGGCCACCAGCACCGCGATAAGCAGCGCGGCCTTCATGACTGCTCCTTCGTGATGGAGGCCAGGTGGAGTTCGATCTCATGGACCATCGTGGAGACATTGCGGTCCAGGCTCAGGTACAGCCCTCCGTAGATGAGCAGCGCCAGGGCCACGGAGCCCATGGACATGGTCAGCAACGAGGCACGCCGCTTCGCGGAGGCCAGACGCTCCGAGGGCCGCTCTCCATGGGGCGAGAGCACGTCGAAGTCGAAGGGGCTGGCCCGCTCCAGATCTTTCTGCACGGCGTCGATGAGCGTGAGCAACTCCAGCTCGCCCCCTCGAATACGGAAGTGGCCCTGGAAGCCGAACAGCAGGCAGAGGTAGTAGACCCGCAGCACCTCCACCCGGTGCGAATCCTTGCGAATCCCCGCCAACCGGTCGAAGAACCCGTCACCCGCCACGTTCTCGTCGAAGTAGTGGAGCTGCAGGGGGTTGCTCATCCAGAACTGGCGATATTGCTCGGGCTTTCCGAGCACCGTCTCGTCGATGAGCGCGACCAGGGCATAGGCCATGTCCTGCGCATCCTGATGGCTGAAGCCCAGCGTGGCGGCACGGCGGAGCACCTCGTCCACCACCCCGCGGAGACGGTGGTTCAGGGCTTCAGGCGGGGGCACCATGGCCGCCTCCGCCTGACGCAACTGGATGATGACGTCGAAGCAATCCTTCGTGGCTTCATTGACGCGGTCCATGAGGCTCCTGGCAAACGTGCCGCGAGGGCACTCAGCGGCCCACCATCGGCACGGCAAGCAGTTCGATGCTGGTACGGCTGACTTCGAAGGGCTGAGGCAGGTAGAGGGCCACGTTCCGCTCCCGCATGGCGTTCTTCCAGTAGCCATCCTGGACGGAGAGCACGAAGTACGAGGTTCCCGGCTGCAGCGGAATCTCGGGCGGGGGGCGGTAGGTCACCTTGATGGGCACCCCAGGAGAAGCCGCGTGGACCACGTTGCGGATCTCTGAACCGCTGGCCACTTTGATCAGCTTGGGAAGCTGCTCGGCCACCAGGTTCTCCGGCAGCTCGCTGCGCACGGTGAGGAAGAACTGGCCGCACCGGTCCAGCCGCTCGTCCGAGAGAGACCCCCGGAAGATCCGGTCGCTTCCCAGCTCCATGGCCACCGTGAGGCACTGCTCCAGCGCCACGTTGCGCATCAGCTCGTTGATGCGGCGGAACAACTCCCCGAAGGTGGCGTGCAAGTGCGTGAACTGGAAGGACGGGAGCGTGGAGGGATCCGCGTCCGGGGCAAAGGTGCACAGCTGTCCCGCGCACCGGCTCAGCATCAGGTACAGCTCCTGCGGCCTCAGGTTTCCCGCCTCCAGCGCATGGGAGAGGAACGGGATGATGCCGTTGAGCGTGTTCAACTCCAGGAACAGCGTGACGTCCGAAGCGGTGAACTCGAGCGCCGAGGCGTCGCGGTGCCTCCGCCGGGAGGCAATGGTGCGCTGCTTGCCAATCAGCAGGCGCAACAGGAGCCGCAGCTCGTTCGTCAGATAGGGCGAGGCATCGATGCGCAGGCAAGGCGGAATGTAGTGGTCAACGAGCACCAGGTTTCCGGACTTGTCCCGGGCCAGCTCGGCGATCTTGATGGCATCGAAGTCGTCCCGCGTCTCGCTCTCGAAGAGCAACCGGACGTTCCGCTGGGCGAACGCCACCGGGATGACCGAGGTCGAGGCATGCAGGTCGCTGATGGGCTGGTTCTTGGGGCTGAAGCGCGGGCTGGCTCCCACCCGGCCATTGACCCCGTAGCTCTCCACGCCATTGCGCTCCTTGGGAATGCCCAGGTAGACGTCCAGCGTGTGCTCCACGGCCGGAAAGTGCCCCTCGACCAACCGGGCCGCGGGCGCCTCTTCCTGCCCCCGCTCGAAGGTGATGGGCAGACCATCCGGCAGCACGCCCGAGAAGCGCAGCAACTGAACCTGCCCAGCGCGCAATGCCTCCATGTCGAACTCCTGGGACACCACGCCCCAGGTGTAGGGCAAGAGCGCGGCAAGGCGCGCCTCCAGCAGGGTCTCGTGGTACAGGTCCTGCTGCTGCATGTGCTGGGGACTCATGAACATCCCCTCCGACCAGACCACCCGCTGTGGGGGCTTCATGTCTTCCTCCGGAATGGCGGTTGTTCGCTTGGATTCGGATCTTCGAAGGTCCGCCCTCTCCCTTGGGAGGGCCCCGTTTTCAGAAGATCAATCTGATAGCCTTGCAACTTGAAGCGGAGCTGCTCATCCGTGGACCGGGGGAGCCCCCGCTCTGCCTCGGGCTGCTGGCCACATTGGCTCTTGGAGACGGTGGGCAACACCGTCAACGTGCGCCACGCATAGCCCAGAGGTTGCCGAAACAATCCCATCACCGCCACGTACCGGGCCTGGGGGTCGCGCTGAATCCACCGTCCGATCGATTGGTTGGGGGGCACGGTGAATTCAGCCACCTGGAGGAGATCCTCTTCCAGCAACGCTTCCGGCTTATTCCATAACTTCTGAAAGCTGGCTTGCTCCACCCGGAGGGTGTCTTTGAGTTGGAAGAGCTGCACCACCGTGGGCATGGAGCGCCCACGTGGATCTGGATTGACCCGATCCGCAGCCTCGAGATGCAAATAGAACGGTGGAGGCTCCGCGCACGCCGCAAGCTGCTTGCCCGCGCATGACGAGCAAGCCAACAGCAGCAGGCAAAACCCGATAAGCCCGGGCAGCCTCCGCGCAACGACGTTGTGATCCTCCTGTACCCCCACTGCACAGGCTTTCGACATGCATCCCCTGATTGCTTTGTGTTCCCCCCATCCCCCTGCCCAGTTGCCTCAGGCACGCTGTGCCTTCACTCGAGACTGCATGACTCCAAGTCCGAGCAAGGTTCACAACCCTTATAAGTGCACCGTACGACAATGACCATGAAGGGGTCAATGGCACGCAACCGATAGTTGCAGCACAGCAGTGCCTTTCTGCGGCTCCAGAAAGACACACCAAATGGGTTTTCCAGCCAAACCCCAGTTTACATCCTCATGGCATAACTCTTTCCGCGCCGAGAGGACTTGCTCTTCAAGACCGGCGCCGTCTGGAAAACCCCAACAACGCGAGCAGGCTCCAGAAACTGGCGGCCCCTGCAGCGACATCCAGACCCGAAGCACTGCACCCTGCCCCACCCGATAGCGTCCCTGTCTCCTTGGGCAGCAAGACCTTGAAATGAACCACGGGCGAATCCTCCTCGCTGTTGACGTTGTCCTTATCCGTGAACCTCCCGCTCAGCGAATGACTTCCCTCTTCCAAGCGATTTCCAGGCCGGAAGGTCCAGGTCCCGTCCACTCCTACTGAGGCTGTCCCGTGCGATGCACCATCAATCAAAACGGTGACCACACCGTTCGGATCGGCCGTTCCTGAAATAACAGGAGTTCCTGTATTGACCTCTGAACCGTCCGCAGGCTGAGCGATGTCTGGATACAAGGGGGCACCGACATGGACCTCCCAGTCCCAAGAGACAGGCGTAAGTTCTTCATTTCTGGCCTTGTCCCTGGCCTTAACCTGCAAGGTGTGCGGCCCCCTCAGAAGAGCTTCGGTGACATGCGTTTTATTACAGTCCACAAAAGTTTTCTTGTCGAGGTTGCACTGATAGGTGACGCCCTCTTCGCTCGCTGTGAATTCGAACTTCGCGACGCGATCCTTGGACACCTTATCAGGACGGGCAACGATGGTTGTCGTTGGCGGCTTGGTATCAACAACAAACGGCTTGGTCACAGGAGGCCCGCTGGAGTTTCCTGCCTCATCCACTGCACTGACTGAGACCACATATTCTTTATCCGTACCAAGATCACTACTCAACGTTGTCCACTGGCCGTTATCCGCAGCCTTGATATCGGGGAGCAACACATCACCGATACTTATTCTCACAGCACTCCGGGGCTCGGTCGTTCCTCTGATGAGCGGGGTTCTGGTAGACTCCAATGCATCAGGAAACATGATACTCACCACAGGTGGCATTGTATCGACCACCCAGTCGTAAGTTGCAACGGTCCCTATGTTACCGGCTTTATCCACCGCCCTCACGCGGAAGATTCGCGGTCCATCCGGAACTCTGTGGGACTGCCCAGAGTTACAATCAAAGAAACCTCCGTCTTTAGCCAGAGAACATTGAAACTTAGCCCAATCAACATCCTCCGAAGAGAATGTAAAAACCGCATCAGCGCTGTTATCCAATTCTCGGGGAGACGAATCAATACTGACTGATGGCGGTGCAAAATCGACTGTCCACGAATACTCGTCTAACACACTCTCATTGCCAGCAGCATCTCTCGCACGAACAACGAATCTGTGTGGGCCTTCTCCTATGGGAAATCTATCCTCCATTGAGCTAGAACACGGCCGGAATTCCCCCTCAGTAGGTTTCTCATCCTTGGGATTCAAGGCACAGTGAACCGCATGCACATCTCCAGGACTGGAAGAGGAGAAGGTAAACACCGCTTCATTCAACCTACTGTCTTTATCGGGCTTGCCATTGATCGTGATATTAGGCGGCGTGGAATCAACGCGCCAAAAATGATTAACAACCCCGGAATAATTGCCAGCTACATCCTTGGCTCTTACATAAATCCGATGATCGCCGTCCTGAACATTAAGTATCTCATGATGACTGGGGCATAAATCTGAATCACTTAACTGCGCTCTATCCATAGCACACTGTACCACCGGTCCTACATGATTATCAGTAGCCACAAAATCAAACACAGCTGTCTTAGACTTGGTTAGCGCGCCTAGACTCGTCTCGATCACAACACTTGGCTTCGCAAGATCTACCGTCCAAGGCCAGGACACTTCTTTGAGGTTGCCCGCCCAATCTATTGCCTGAACGCGGAACAACTGCGGGCCTGTATCAACAGCCACCTTAATAGATGTGTTAGCACTACAGAGGCTAAATCCACCATCTACTGTGCATTGTGTCACCGCCAAATTACCACACGTTCCACCACTACAGGCACAAACCGATTGGATGGAATCTGAAGCAGAAAACACAAAAGTCGCCTCAGTCTTATTGGTCGGCGAAGGCGGAACATTGTCCGTGTTCAAGACAAGATTTGGAGCGGTGTTATCAACACGGACAGAAGCAAAAGCTGGACTGGAAATTTCACTCGGAGGACCCACCTTGTTTGCAGTGACTTCAATGTTGTAGCACTGCCCTTCTATGAATTCTGTAACGCCCCCGTCTTCCTCTGGATACCCAATTTCCACTATCCACGAGCCCAAGCCTTCATCATTAACCGGGCCGCTCACGGCAATATCAGAACGAGCTACCCTGGTATTAACCTTCACCTTGACAGTAGATCCTAAAGTCGCAAACCCTTCGAGCTTCAGCTTCAATGATGCGTTTACCCAAACGTTCCCCTGGTTCTCGCTCCCCGGCTGTGGAATGGGCCTATCCTGAGCTTCGGTTACCTTTATCTTTAGAGGGGGATCCTCCAGATCTGCCCACTCCCCCCCGTCAAAATCTTCCGGAACACTCGCCCCCTCGCCCTGGGCATGACGACCGTTGGCGGTGCCAGCAGAACGCTCTTTCAGCGCTCCGTACCGATCACTGCCCCCTCCCAATGAATCCGGTCCAGCCAGTGCAGACAGGAAACTGACCCCCAGGAACACAAGCGTCACACAGTGCCATTGCTTCATAGGTGCTCCTCTTCCTGTGATGCATGGACCCTAATCGGGCCAAATGATGTGGAACTCCACCCGGCGGTTGTTCTCCCGGCCCATCGACGTGCTGGGGTTGTCGATGGGCCGTGTGTCTCCGTAGCCCCGGGCCTCCAGCCTCTCCGGCGCCACGCCCTTCTGGATGAGGTACTGGCGCACCGCCACCGCGCGGGCCTGTGACAGTTGCAGGTTGGCGGAAGCAAAGCCCCGGTTGTCCGTGTGAGCTCCCACGACGATCAGGGGAAACTCCGGGTGCTCCTGAATCACCTTCACCACCCAGTCCAGCAAGGAGCGCGAGGCGGGGTCCAGAATGGGCTGCGCGGGAACGAACAGGACCTTCCCCGTCAGCTCAAAGCGGGCCCGGGAGAGCGTCACGAGCGGCAGTTCATGGTCCGGACAGCCATGGTTCTCTTCCTTCCCGGCCGCATCGGGGCAGCTGTCGAACCGGTTCGCAATGGTGTCTCCATCCCGGTCGGACTCCGGACACCCCTGGAGCTTGGCCTCTCCTGGCTGGTCGGGGCACTGATCGACGTCGTCCTCGATCTCATCGTGATCCCGGTCCTTCTTCGCGCACCCCCGCGCCTCCGGCGGGCCTGCCTCCGCAGGGCAGGAGTCCACGTCGTTGGGCACTCCGTCTTGATCGTCGTCGGGCATGGGGCAGCCATTCCAGGCGGCCGCGCCCACTTCGCTCGGGCAGGCGTCCAACGCATCCTCGATTCCGTCACCGTCCAGGTCACGCCGCAGGCAGCCGTTGCGCTCGAGGGTCCCCGCCTCATAGGGGCAGCGATCCACCCCGTTGAGGACCCCATCCTGGTCTTCGTCCATGCTGGGGCACTCCTCCGCCGTGTGCTCCAAGTCCGTGGAGCAGTTGACGGAAGACTCCCCCGGCAAGCGCGGCGGCGTCACACTTCCAAAGGCGGTCCCCACCATCAGGCGGAACAACGGGGTCCCCAGGGCGGCGCCGATGCCCATGCCGCCCAGCGCGAACACCTCCATGGAATGATTCACGAGGTAGCGGGACCCCAGCAGGAACTCCACGGAGTCGCCCTGCGCCTCGTTCTGCCGATCGGCCAGGGGCACAGTGCCCCTCACATCCAATTCCCAGCGCAGCCGCCGACCCACGGTGGCGGCGACGGCGCCGATGCGGACCTCACTGCCCACCTGGGCTTGCTCGAAGACGGGATTGGGCAGGGCACTGAGCTTCTTGCGCAGCAGCACCTGGGTATCCAGGGCCACTCGAAACCAGCCAAACCGCCGACCCAGCATGAGTTGGGGAGTGACGTGCCCCCCCGCATCGCTGGACAACCCCGAGGCCTCTCCGAAAGGAAGTCCCACGCCCACGCCCAGCGCCACGTCTGCCCATCGGCCATTGCGCTGGGAAAGGGGACCCCACCGGACGCCCAGCACGGGGGTGGACAGCCCGTAGACCGGAGGCCGGACAAACCCCCGTCCACTCAAATCATCTCCCCCCTGGTGCGCCACCAGAGGAACCTGTGCGCCCAGTTCGAGCCAATCCCAAGGGGAATAGGCAGCCGCCAGGTGCGCGGACACCCGGTGCCCCACGATGCGATTCACTTCGCCGATGCGTGTCATGACAATCGGCTTGTTCTGGTATTGGCCCACGGTGGAGATCCGCAATTCCCCCTGCGGCAAGAGCTCTCCGGTTCCCAGCAGCAGGGACCCTGCCGCCCCCGGATTGAGTTCCAATCGCTCCAAGGGGAGTTCCGCCACCCCGGGCTCCGCCGCATTCGCCACGCCCACCGTCAGCCCGAGCCCCAGAAACGCCAGGAACAGCCCAGAATTGCCCCGCCTCATCAGGAATCTCCTCGCGGAGCATCCCGTTCGCCCATGACTCATGGACTCGTTTCCATGCGGTGAAGGTGAAGGACGGCACCGCCCGGCCCATTGGAAAGCCTCAAGGATGCGGCCCCGGTTTCTTGGCGAACGGATTTGAACTGTGCCCCCCTTGAACAGTTGCCCAGACGATACCACCCTCGCCACACAAAGGAAGACCCCTCCTGGCAGTCATGAAATGCAGGACTTCGCGTGCAGCCCTCCGCAGCGTCCCTCCCTCGCAACATTCCCAGGAAGTGTGGCACCTTGCGGGAAAGGGAGAGGGGCATGTTCAACTCATCCATCAAGGGCAGAATTATCAGCAACCATGTGGACAAGGAAAAACGCCTAAAAGACGAAACAGCAGACACCACTGACATCAATTACTTGTCGGCCAGGGGCTCCTGGAGCAAGCAATACCAGGATCTCCCCGACGATTCGCTGACGCGGGTCTGGCAGAAGCTGACGCCCGCAGCCGTGGTCGAAATGCTCATCAATGCCGCCTCCCGGCCTCACCCCCTCTCCACCGGGAAGAGCACCTCTTACCTCGCCAGCGAGATGCTGCGGGAGATGCGGCACTCCTCTTGGGTGATCAAAGGCACAGCGCACGCGGGTGGGCAGAACAACTCCACCAGCGCGGATCCCGAACTTCACATCACGGTGAAGCTCGGCACCAAGAGAGCCCGGCACCTGACATGCCGCGAGCAGCCGCGGCTTCACATCATCAAAATCTCGGAAGAGGATTGACTTGAACGCGCGCTGAAGGACGGCGCATGTCCGTCAGCGCGCGCGGCCAACTCCTCGGCATCACATCAGCACATAGGACTGGGGTTGCAACGGCTCGGGCGTGGGTTCTCCCAGCGCTTCGAGCAGTCCCCGCTCCGCCGTCCGGGCGATGGCGAGCAGGGGAAGCCCATTGGGCACCTGGCCGAAGGGGTTCTCCAGCTCATCGCCCAGCGCATCCAGCCCGAAGAAGGTATAGGCCAGGATGGCGGACAGCACCGGCGCCAGCCAGCCCAGCATCTCCGCCAAGCCAAAAGGCAATATCAGGCAGAACAGGTACGCCGTGCGGTGCAGCAGCACGGTGTACGCGAAGGGCAGGGGGGTGAAGCGGATGCGCTCGCAGGC encodes the following:
- the tagF gene encoding type VI secretion system-associated protein TagF, whose amino-acid sequence is MRVRAAATRTGVVGKAPFHADFIRINAASALSLQLHRWLTEGVEAAHAERCDLPSGVVSFLFTAPKEQNVLLGVLAPSMDGVGRQFPLAVFAELSAPAVADRLAPLLTACRPFLSEGAALLRAAPGMDLETLTRAVRELPLPRPEELAAAERYLQRQWAERRGKELLEPLGPPDELPGGFYYALHTFLLACTGERDRQQAAANVILECPLNPALGPGVWLELAARLLRWPSMPPAFAWSEEGQRLLLCLGATVPELFLLLARPGRGSSRLWPLRTSLASAIERARRSLSGTQLRLIDSPTASLEELLHALSW
- the tssM gene encoding type VI secretion system membrane subunit TssM; its protein translation is MKAALLIAVLVALGWGAVFKLGLPPWTGLVLTGLGAVFLAVRIWIRRRRARKAAAKKIEEDITAQADEQARTVRPDLQPEIQAMKAEFSRAVASLKTSKLARGGRDALAVLPWYLIIGPPGTGKSTALRNSGLKFPYLSSRGSGGVRGVGGTRNCDWWLTNEAVFLDSAGRYTTGDEDREEWFAFLDILGRNRPSRPINGLIVTVSVSDLMGTDPQAAGTLGQRIRERVDEVTTRLKVVVPIYVMVTKCDLLPGFVEMFADLPRSERGQIWGFTAPLSTQQEAPSELLLSRFDELTSVLEHRSIRRIGQERRLETRERIHQFPLRFDALRKSLTEFIQPLFMESVFQDTPVMRGLYFTSGTQDVRIAERQVTGGASEVFGVNRAPAETVEGRSFFLWDVFNKVMFQDQKLAVRSSMEELRLRKQRFTLAVACMATAALVLVLPLVSYFQNLMMVRSIRDTIVSVKLEENDDIRRVEELTPLQQQIKRLHHYQVDGEPFWLRMGMYQGNNLFPLAQTFYNDQLKGILLGRQHGRIKQSLKLFAENQDRPDWKPSSELYGRNMDDLKMYLLITYPRSPREPELDAAHQSWLVWQIVGHWRGIRGTDRDVLLEETIARHAETYIEMLAVDPRRLGFVRDDGLVRGTRRALNRVPLATLHLEQLMAEASREYPDLTLSDIVGAVPEMRAARKVRGAFTRRAWEEMLRRQLDEAFQDTQAWVLNRDSKEDQADLQAELRTRYYQKYIEEWTEFLFSIRIEEPHDIDQTERMLTSLTRGKPPPFGKLFRAVAHNVQLSTPKEAGGKDIKALIERTLKGDSTQERDSNRLINLRDGKGETELMPEDVANSFGGLVRFATKTQSTEDKEEQVTQLDYYQDQLTLVLNTILDVKEKPAESGLLMERTKSVRKDVELLIGSQEGNQALFARLLLPPIRDVKIIVTEGVSRTKSNLWCSEVTRHFMGVMGRRYPFVKDSLEDAPLAELAEFLRPSNGLVSRFIQNQLKEDLLANGRRWQLAPSSVSMYRDDLPIYLERLNALSTALFPGDEVQPLVRFQIKVRAGTSPGSDSSDIASVKFTLDGTEVLYRNGPDNVWQRLIWPGQAGELGASLQVINSKGHMSEISQPGEWGLFRLLERVKKIEPSPDGRFFTATWEIEEFNGAQVSVDIRPERLAHPFFGASGSQSMKLMQLFRDPRVLPPQGIARNLKGCPEAEMLGSRMP
- a CDS encoding DotU family type IV/VI secretion system protein, with the protein product MDRVNEATKDCFDVIIQLRQAEAAMVPPPEALNHRLRGVVDEVLRRAATLGFSHQDAQDMAYALVALIDETVLGKPEQYRQFWMSNPLQLHYFDENVAGDGFFDRLAGIRKDSHRVEVLRVYYLCLLFGFQGHFRIRGGELELLTLIDAVQKDLERASPFDFDVLSPHGERPSERLASAKRRASLLTMSMGSVALALLIYGGLYLSLDRNVSTMVHEIELHLASITKEQS
- the tssK gene encoding type VI secretion system baseplate subunit TssK, which codes for MKPPQRVVWSEGMFMSPQHMQQQDLYHETLLEARLAALLPYTWGVVSQEFDMEALRAGQVQLLRFSGVLPDGLPITFERGQEEAPAARLVEGHFPAVEHTLDVYLGIPKERNGVESYGVNGRVGASPRFSPKNQPISDLHASTSVIPVAFAQRNVRLLFESETRDDFDAIKIAELARDKSGNLVLVDHYIPPCLRIDASPYLTNELRLLLRLLIGKQRTIASRRRHRDASALEFTASDVTLFLELNTLNGIIPFLSHALEAGNLRPQELYLMLSRCAGQLCTFAPDADPSTLPSFQFTHLHATFGELFRRINELMRNVALEQCLTVAMELGSDRIFRGSLSDERLDRCGQFFLTVRSELPENLVAEQLPKLIKVASGSEIRNVVHAASPGVPIKVTYRPPPEIPLQPGTSYFVLSVQDGYWKNAMRERNVALYLPQPFEVSRTSIELLAVPMVGR
- the tssJ gene encoding type VI secretion system lipoprotein TssJ yields the protein MSKACAVGVQEDHNVVARRLPGLIGFCLLLLACSSCAGKQLAACAEPPPFYLHLEAADRVNPDPRGRSMPTVVQLFQLKDTLRVEQASFQKLWNKPEALLEEDLLQVAEFTVPPNQSIGRWIQRDPQARYVAVMGLFRQPLGYAWRTLTVLPTVSKSQCGQQPEAERGLPRSTDEQLRFKLQGYQIDLLKTGPSQGRGRTFEDPNPSEQPPFRRKT